A genomic window from Deltaproteobacteria bacterium IMCC39524 includes:
- the rffA gene encoding dTDP-4-amino-4,6-dideoxygalactose transaminase, translating to MKVPFNKPYMTGKELWYISQAHHRGMLAGDGYFTKQCHSWLERQTGCHKALLTHSCTAALEMAALLADIGPGDEVIMPSYTFVSTANAFVLRGGVPVFVDIRSDTLNLDEKKIEEAITEKTKAIVPVHYAGVGCSMEAIMDISNKYDLLVIEDAAQGLMAKCEDKALGTIGHLGAFSFHETKNVISGEGGALLVNDHRFLDRAEIIREKGTNRSQFLRGQIDKYTWVDVGSSYLPGEVISAFLLAQLEAADEITQRRLFLWEQYHQGFSNLETLGHVRRPILPENCQHNAHMYYLLVESLEVRTNLLAFLNDRGVNAVFHYVPLHSSPTGQMYGRASQGALPVTDSLSGRLLRLPLFVELEDAPEIVDLVCDFFSGKEP from the coding sequence ATGAAAGTACCATTTAACAAACCTTATATGACCGGCAAGGAACTTTGGTACATCAGTCAAGCTCATCATCGTGGGATGCTGGCTGGTGATGGATATTTTACCAAGCAATGTCACAGCTGGCTGGAAAGACAGACTGGCTGTCACAAGGCGCTATTGACTCACAGCTGTACGGCGGCTCTTGAAATGGCGGCTTTGTTGGCCGATATCGGGCCGGGCGACGAGGTGATCATGCCGTCTTATACGTTTGTCTCCACCGCAAATGCCTTTGTGCTACGAGGTGGTGTGCCGGTTTTTGTGGATATCCGTTCTGATACACTCAACCTTGATGAAAAAAAAATCGAAGAGGCAATTACCGAAAAGACTAAAGCCATTGTTCCCGTTCACTACGCCGGAGTAGGTTGTAGCATGGAAGCAATTATGGACATCTCTAATAAGTACGATTTGCTGGTGATTGAAGATGCTGCCCAGGGGTTGATGGCAAAGTGTGAGGACAAGGCTCTCGGTACGATTGGACATCTAGGAGCCTTTAGTTTTCATGAGACCAAAAATGTGATTTCCGGCGAGGGTGGAGCCTTGCTGGTCAATGATCATCGTTTCCTTGATCGAGCTGAAATTATTCGCGAAAAAGGGACCAATCGCAGCCAGTTTTTGCGGGGCCAGATTGATAAATACACATGGGTTGATGTCGGCTCCTCCTATCTTCCTGGTGAAGTGATTTCCGCTTTTCTTCTTGCTCAGTTGGAAGCTGCCGATGAAATTACACAAAGACGTTTGTTCCTGTGGGAACAGTATCATCAGGGATTCTCCAATCTTGAAACTTTAGGGCATGTCCGTCGTCCGATCCTCCCCGAAAATTGCCAGCATAATGCGCATATGTATTACCTGCTTGTTGAGAGCCTTGAAGTAAGAACAAACCTTTTGGCCTTCCTGAACGATCGCGGTGTAAATGCGGTTTTTCATTATGTCCCTTTACATTCCTCTCCGACCGGTCAAATGTATGGCCGTGCCTCGCAGGGGGCGCTGCCTGTCACTGACTCCCTCAGTGGAAGGCTTTTGCGACTACCCTTATTCGTTGAACTTGAGGATGCCCCTGAGATTGTCGATTTGGTTTGTGATTTTTTTTCAGGGAAAGAACCTTAA
- a CDS encoding AMP-binding protein gives MYYFNLGSLFAEVVSGNPACPALRYPEGDVRYADLQATANQLAQLLLDKGCQRGDVIAIGHTKKTLSYALMLAGLKLGIPYVNVDVTSPVARNARIIAVSNPRLIFFDDMQFASSMQELSETSSCDAIYLDGEVLPQLSVRQLENQERLLSHVDGACIAYIMFTSGSTGDPKGVAVTHQNVLHFIEWGQKRFDVSTQTNFANLSPMYFDNSVFDFYVGLFSGACLSPVPRELMTSPYELVEHVGKMQCNLWFSVPSLLIYLTTMKAMKANSMSALRCIVFGGEGYPKTELKKLYDEFSAQAMLVNVYGPTECTCICSAYDIVQTDFDDMQGLPTLGHLNQNFDYRILDEEENASDCGELCLIGPNVASGYFNDLERTSAAFYTLTEPNRYMKRMYRTGDLVKEIDGRLYFNGRKDNQIKHMGYRIELEEIEHALVKLPQVNQAAAVYQRGNVTHGKIIGFVACQGSVEEEELLACLANFLPDYMIPSKIVVVEVLPKNPNGKVDRQQLKALI, from the coding sequence TTGTATTACTTCAATCTAGGTTCTCTCTTCGCGGAAGTTGTATCCGGAAACCCTGCTTGCCCTGCTTTGCGTTATCCTGAAGGGGATGTTAGGTATGCCGATTTGCAGGCCACTGCGAATCAGCTTGCTCAACTGCTTTTGGACAAAGGGTGCCAGCGTGGTGATGTTATCGCTATCGGCCATACAAAAAAAACACTCTCCTACGCGTTGATGTTGGCCGGTTTAAAATTGGGTATTCCTTATGTGAATGTTGATGTGACCTCACCTGTGGCCAGGAACGCGCGGATTATTGCTGTGAGCAACCCGCGACTTATTTTTTTCGATGACATGCAGTTTGCAAGCAGTATGCAAGAGCTGTCTGAGACGAGCAGTTGTGATGCCATCTATCTCGATGGAGAGGTGTTACCGCAGCTCTCTGTTCGGCAACTTGAGAACCAGGAGCGTTTGCTCTCGCACGTGGACGGAGCATGTATCGCATATATCATGTTTACTTCCGGCTCTACAGGCGATCCTAAAGGGGTAGCTGTTACCCATCAGAATGTGTTGCATTTTATCGAGTGGGGGCAAAAACGCTTTGACGTGAGTACACAAACAAATTTTGCCAATTTGAGCCCGATGTATTTCGATAACTCGGTCTTTGATTTTTATGTTGGTCTTTTTTCGGGTGCTTGCCTGTCTCCAGTTCCCAGGGAATTGATGACCAGTCCTTATGAACTGGTCGAGCATGTTGGGAAAATGCAGTGCAACCTCTGGTTTTCCGTACCATCTCTACTGATCTATTTGACAACCATGAAAGCAATGAAGGCGAACAGCATGTCGGCATTGCGCTGCATCGTGTTCGGAGGGGAAGGTTATCCGAAAACCGAGCTGAAGAAACTTTATGACGAGTTCAGTGCGCAAGCGATGCTGGTCAATGTTTACGGCCCCACGGAATGTACTTGCATCTGCAGTGCCTACGATATCGTGCAAACAGACTTTGACGATATGCAGGGCTTGCCGACACTCGGGCACCTGAATCAAAATTTCGATTACCGGATTCTTGATGAGGAAGAGAACGCTTCGGATTGCGGCGAGCTCTGTTTGATCGGACCCAATGTGGCCAGTGGCTATTTCAATGATTTAGAGCGAACTTCAGCCGCATTTTATACCTTGACTGAGCCCAACCGTTATATGAAGAGAATGTACCGGACCGGCGATCTGGTAAAGGAAATCGATGGCCGTCTCTATTTCAATGGCCGCAAGGATAACCAGATCAAACACATGGGATACCGGATTGAACTGGAGGAAATCGAGCATGCTCTAGTCAAACTTCCGCAGGTCAACCAGGCTGCTGCAGTTTACCAGCGCGGTAATGTGACCCACGGCAAGATCATTGGCTTTGTCGCTTGTCAGGGTTCGGTTGAGGAAGAGGAACTCCTGGCCTGTTTGGCCAATTTCTTGCCGGACTACATGATCCCCAGCAAGATTGTCGTTGTGGAAGTGTTGCCCAAAAACCCCAATGGCAAGGTTGACCGTCAGCAATTGAAGGCTTTGATCTAA
- a CDS encoding class I SAM-dependent methyltransferase yields MIVCPSCSASLETISRECTTCGFSPEVHEGFECWAPELAFAGDGFNPECFSGLARNEEGHFWFNGRNRLIVWALKKYFSQMTSYLEVGCGTGYVLRGVAENFPAVKLFGSELFVSGLKFASARLPDATLVQMDARKMPYCNEFDVVAAFDVLEHIEDDERALQGLFSAVKPGGGVVLTVPQHAWLWSAVDECACHQRRYSSHDLHKLVKSAGFQIMRSTSFVSFLLPAMLASRVFGRKENAQEIDNSNEFNLHPLLNSIFSSILRLESCLIQLGVNLPVGGSRLLVARKPLAS; encoded by the coding sequence ATGATTGTGTGCCCTTCTTGCTCGGCAAGCCTTGAAACCATCTCACGGGAATGCACGACCTGTGGCTTTAGTCCTGAAGTGCATGAAGGCTTTGAGTGTTGGGCACCCGAACTTGCCTTTGCGGGTGATGGCTTTAATCCGGAGTGTTTCTCTGGATTGGCCCGCAATGAAGAGGGTCATTTCTGGTTTAATGGCCGGAATCGGTTGATCGTCTGGGCGTTGAAAAAGTATTTCTCGCAGATGACGTCATATCTGGAGGTGGGTTGCGGTACTGGATATGTTCTGCGGGGGGTTGCGGAAAACTTTCCAGCTGTGAAACTCTTCGGCAGTGAGCTTTTTGTTTCCGGGCTGAAGTTTGCGTCGGCGAGATTGCCTGATGCAACTTTAGTCCAAATGGATGCCAGGAAGATGCCTTATTGCAACGAATTTGATGTGGTTGCGGCCTTTGATGTCCTGGAGCATATTGAAGACGATGAGAGGGCTCTGCAAGGGTTGTTTTCGGCTGTGAAACCCGGTGGCGGGGTTGTTCTGACTGTCCCGCAGCATGCCTGGCTGTGGAGCGCGGTCGATGAGTGCGCCTGCCATCAACGACGCTATTCATCCCACGACCTGCACAAGTTGGTGAAGAGTGCGGGCTTTCAGATAATGAGAAGCACATCGTTCGTTTCTTTTTTGCTTCCTGCTATGCTAGCCTCTCGCGTGTTTGGCCGGAAAGAGAATGCACAGGAAATCGACAACTCCAATGAATTTAACTTGCACCCCCTTTTGAATTCAATATTCAGCAGTATCCTGCGGTTAGAATCATGTCTGATTCAACTTGGTGTCAACTTGCCGGTGGGGGGGTCTCGACTCCTGGTCGCCAGAAAGCCGCTAGCTTCCTGA
- a CDS encoding acyl carrier protein — translation MNERLVAVLSSVFGLRQEQIVPELTKDMVSKWDSLTQMDLVVSIEQEFSITLEIEDILKMSSVAGIFEVLQGKGVDLGH, via the coding sequence ATGAATGAGCGTTTAGTTGCAGTTTTGTCGTCAGTATTTGGCCTTCGCCAAGAGCAGATTGTCCCTGAATTGACTAAGGACATGGTCAGCAAGTGGGACTCTCTGACACAAATGGATCTGGTTGTCTCAATAGAGCAGGAGTTCTCCATAACACTTGAAATTGAGGATATCCTCAAGATGAGTTCTGTGGCGGGTATCTTTGAGGTGTTGCAGGGTAAGGGGGTTGATCTTGGACATTAA
- a CDS encoding class I SAM-dependent methyltransferase: MLYLNIKKVQPEAKAALEIGPGKGDFCDLWLSHGGEIAAMEANPGMGHALSRKGVRVVEAFAPPLPFDSAEFDVVVASHVIEHMPTVTKAVELVEEMARVCRPGGLVCVVAPDVRAWKSDFWNADYTHNYVTSPRRVEQLFLNAGLHVESHVLFSAYFSGFRGRLLSLLASIFPVRLLDWLPFCRFLQVKLYKLKLTFLGNFLLIGRKE; the protein is encoded by the coding sequence ATGTTGTATCTAAACATAAAAAAAGTGCAGCCTGAAGCTAAAGCGGCTCTTGAAATTGGCCCTGGTAAGGGTGATTTCTGTGACCTCTGGTTGAGTCATGGCGGGGAGATTGCCGCTATGGAAGCCAATCCTGGAATGGGACATGCGTTGTCAAGAAAAGGTGTTCGGGTTGTCGAGGCTTTTGCGCCGCCTCTTCCGTTCGATTCCGCCGAGTTTGATGTTGTTGTTGCATCACATGTTATTGAACATATGCCTACCGTTACTAAGGCTGTCGAGCTTGTTGAGGAGATGGCAAGGGTTTGCAGGCCGGGTGGCTTGGTCTGTGTTGTTGCGCCAGACGTCCGTGCCTGGAAATCTGATTTCTGGAATGCCGATTACACGCATAATTATGTGACAAGCCCCAGGCGCGTCGAGCAACTATTTCTCAATGCAGGATTACACGTTGAATCTCATGTGTTGTTTTCCGCTTATTTTAGTGGCTTCAGGGGGAGACTTCTGAGCCTGTTGGCGAGCATCTTCCCGGTAAGGTTGCTCGATTGGTTGCCCTTTTGCCGATTCCTGCAAGTCAAGCTTTACAAGTTGAAACTGACTTTTTTAGGTAATTTTCTGTTGATAGGACGTAAGGAATAG
- a CDS encoding class I SAM-dependent methyltransferase: MAAIKGDIDSSYSKFYADRVHRRVYPTEFVVRTFLADYPGLHYKKPQPGDSVLDVAFGDGRNTVLLCDLGLDVSGIEITADIVQQTGTRLAEMGYHPDLRVGRNSSIPYEDGSFDYILACHCCYYCDEGETLIDNLKEYQRVLKPGGALIASVADRKSYIFQEAEELHDGTMRIKNDPYCNRDGYRLHGFHSNREIEEYFSGYFGNFSFGHANNEYFGIQEQVFWVVCEKKL, encoded by the coding sequence ATGGCGGCAATAAAGGGTGATATTGATTCGAGTTATTCAAAATTCTACGCCGATCGGGTTCACAGGCGCGTTTATCCAACCGAGTTCGTAGTACGGACTTTTTTGGCTGACTACCCTGGATTGCATTACAAGAAGCCGCAACCTGGTGATTCGGTTCTTGATGTTGCCTTTGGTGATGGCAGGAATACGGTTTTATTGTGCGACCTCGGTCTTGATGTTTCTGGCATAGAAATTACCGCTGATATTGTTCAGCAGACCGGTACTCGATTGGCAGAGATGGGATACCACCCCGATTTGCGCGTCGGCCGCAATAGCAGCATTCCATACGAGGATGGGTCTTTTGATTATATCCTCGCTTGCCACTGCTGTTACTATTGCGATGAAGGGGAAACGCTCATCGATAATCTCAAGGAATACCAACGTGTTTTGAAACCGGGCGGGGCTTTGATAGCTTCTGTTGCAGATAGGAAATCTTATATTTTTCAAGAGGCTGAAGAGTTGCACGATGGCACAATGCGGATAAAAAATGACCCCTACTGCAACAGGGATGGATACCGGTTGCATGGGTTTCATTCAAATAGAGAAATTGAAGAATATTTTTCGGGTTATTTTGGTAACTTTTCATTTGGCCATGCGAATAATGAATATTTTGGAATTCAGGAGCAGGTGTTCTGGGTTGTTTGTGAGAAGAAGCTTTAG
- a CDS encoding SDR family oxidoreductase yields MDINDALALVTGGGKGLGLAIAEHLQAKGARVIVVDLDQGALDRLPEGMIGYLLDVTDPDSAKRVVQTVVDKHGCIDILVNNAGVIYSEPLLNMMNPASMMHDYERFRKYVTLNMDSVFIMSTAVVEQMVMKRCKGVIVNISSISARGNEGQTAYSAAKAGVEAMTVTWSKELGRLGIRCNAVAPGFIGTESTSAALSEAIIEHVRSNTPLRRLGVAGEVAHAVAALVENDFMNGVILDVNGGLTI; encoded by the coding sequence TTGGACATTAACGATGCCCTCGCATTGGTGACTGGAGGTGGCAAAGGTTTGGGTTTGGCCATAGCCGAGCACCTGCAGGCCAAAGGTGCGCGGGTGATTGTCGTTGACCTCGATCAGGGGGCTCTTGACCGTTTGCCAGAGGGTATGATCGGTTATCTGCTCGATGTCACTGACCCCGATAGTGCCAAGAGGGTGGTGCAGACCGTTGTTGATAAGCACGGTTGCATCGACATCCTCGTCAATAATGCCGGGGTCATATACAGTGAGCCTTTGCTGAATATGATGAACCCGGCTTCGATGATGCACGATTACGAGCGCTTCCGTAAGTATGTAACCCTGAATATGGATTCAGTTTTTATCATGTCCACGGCCGTTGTTGAGCAGATGGTTATGAAGCGTTGCAAAGGTGTTATCGTCAACATCAGTTCGATCAGTGCCCGTGGCAATGAGGGGCAAACGGCTTATTCCGCTGCCAAGGCCGGTGTAGAAGCCATGACAGTCACCTGGTCGAAAGAGTTGGGCCGTCTCGGGATTCGATGTAATGCTGTCGCCCCAGGTTTTATTGGCACAGAATCGACAAGTGCCGCACTGAGTGAAGCGATCATCGAGCATGTGCGTTCGAATACTCCGCTGCGGCGACTGGGTGTGGCGGGTGAAGTGGCCCATGCCGTTGCGGCCTTGGTTGAGAATGATTTTATGAATGGTGTGATTCTGGATGTGAATGGCGGTCTGACTATTTAG
- a CDS encoding acetyltransferase: MKKVILAGNAVTADILNEYLMRDTRYEVVALTVDDEYVNQGGIVGLETIPLSKLQQRYDVADCVIIMAVGYNGLNRNREALFGRIKAMGYIMETYIHPDAKIYTESPLGEGSVVLANAVLEPHAKLGADTLVWCNTTLAHHSEVGDHCWIASGSVISGHAVVKNNVFLGVNATVVNKVIVDEFCIIGGGALITKSTKPSSVHLARSAEELRFTSEDYDKHFGI; this comes from the coding sequence ATGAAAAAAGTCATACTTGCAGGAAATGCAGTTACTGCAGATATTCTCAATGAGTACCTGATGCGGGACACACGTTATGAAGTGGTGGCCTTGACTGTTGACGATGAATACGTTAACCAAGGCGGCATCGTGGGTTTGGAAACGATCCCTTTGTCAAAATTACAGCAGCGTTATGACGTTGCCGACTGTGTCATTATTATGGCGGTTGGTTACAACGGCCTCAACCGTAACCGGGAAGCTCTGTTTGGTCGGATCAAAGCCATGGGTTACATCATGGAAACTTACATTCATCCCGACGCGAAAATTTATACGGAGTCTCCTCTTGGAGAGGGAAGTGTCGTCCTGGCCAATGCCGTGTTGGAGCCGCATGCCAAACTCGGTGCTGATACCCTGGTGTGGTGCAACACCACGCTGGCCCATCATTCCGAGGTGGGTGATCATTGCTGGATTGCTTCGGGCTCTGTCATCTCTGGTCACGCCGTCGTCAAGAACAATGTTTTTTTGGGTGTTAATGCGACCGTTGTCAATAAGGTTATAGTCGATGAATTCTGTATCATCGGTGGCGGTGCCTTGATAACCAAATCGACCAAGCCTTCAAGCGTCCACCTGGCACGATCCGCAGAAGAATTGCGGTTTACTTCTGAAGATTACGATAAACATTTCGGGATTTAA
- a CDS encoding WbqC family protein, with protein sequence MKKVAIVQSNYIPWKGYFDMIASVDEFILYDDMQYTRRDWRNRNKVKTPQGLMWLTVPVKVKGKYHQKIRETEIDGNDWCESHWKSISQNYRKANYYEEIAHLIEPLYSKGTYRSLSELNRTFIEVICGYLGVDTKISNSWDYDLVDGKTERLVDLTLQAGGGEYVSGPAAKGYVEEHLFADVGVELTWFNYDEYPEYPQLWVGFEHGVSILDLLFNCGKQSPRYMKYVTI encoded by the coding sequence ATGAAGAAAGTCGCTATTGTTCAGTCAAATTATATCCCTTGGAAGGGGTACTTCGACATGATCGCCTCGGTCGATGAGTTTATCCTTTACGATGATATGCAATATACCCGACGTGATTGGCGCAATCGTAACAAAGTAAAGACGCCCCAAGGGTTGATGTGGCTGACAGTTCCAGTGAAAGTGAAAGGCAAATACCACCAGAAGATTCGCGAAACGGAAATTGATGGCAATGATTGGTGTGAGTCTCATTGGAAGTCTATCTCACAGAACTATCGAAAAGCTAATTACTATGAGGAAATCGCTCATTTAATTGAACCCTTATATTCAAAGGGTACTTACAGGTCTTTGTCTGAACTCAATCGGACTTTCATAGAGGTTATCTGTGGTTATCTGGGAGTCGATACCAAAATAAGCAATTCATGGGACTACGATCTTGTCGATGGCAAAACGGAGCGTCTGGTCGATTTGACTTTGCAGGCAGGCGGGGGGGAGTATGTCTCCGGGCCTGCCGCTAAAGGTTATGTTGAGGAACATCTATTTGCAGATGTCGGGGTTGAGTTGACCTGGTTCAATTATGACGAATACCCTGAATATCCTCAACTTTGGGTTGGTTTCGAGCATGGAGTGAGCATTCTGGATCTCTTGTTTAACTGCGGCAAGCAATCGCCTCGTTACATGAAATACGTCACGATATGA
- a CDS encoding glycosyltransferase family 2 protein — MKLSIVATLYNSAGYIEEFCLRAADAAVQLVEDSYEIVLVNDGSPDNSLDVAVRLSEQNPHLKVVDLSRNFGHHKAMMAGLTYARGEKVFLLDVDLEESPEWLPDFSAQMEQEKCDVVYGVQESRKGGWFERWSGELYYRFLDQLLSFKHPRNITTARLMTRRYLDSLLLHHECEIVISGLWLITGFKQSQQIVQKQSTSKTTYSFYRKLSHLVNVVTSFSSKPLKTIFLSGVAIFSCSLAYTTYLVLRRLFFLIPVDGYTSIMVSVWLLGGLTILFVGIVGIYLSKVFSETKQRPLFIVRSVYGGNKG, encoded by the coding sequence ATGAAACTTTCAATTGTTGCAACTCTGTACAACTCAGCCGGCTACATTGAAGAGTTCTGCCTTCGGGCTGCAGATGCGGCGGTCCAACTTGTAGAGGACAGCTACGAAATCGTTTTGGTCAATGATGGTTCTCCAGATAACAGCCTTGATGTTGCCGTTCGGTTAAGTGAGCAGAACCCTCATCTGAAGGTCGTTGACCTGTCCAGAAACTTTGGTCATCACAAGGCAATGATGGCCGGGCTGACTTATGCGCGTGGCGAGAAGGTCTTTCTGCTCGATGTCGATCTGGAAGAGTCGCCGGAGTGGTTGCCCGATTTTTCTGCGCAAATGGAGCAAGAGAAATGCGATGTCGTCTATGGGGTGCAGGAGAGCCGTAAAGGGGGGTGGTTCGAAAGGTGGAGCGGCGAGCTTTATTATCGTTTTTTAGACCAATTGCTGAGCTTCAAACACCCCAGGAATATTACCACCGCCAGATTGATGACCAGGAGATACCTGGATTCTCTTTTGCTGCACCATGAATGTGAGATTGTTATTTCCGGCTTGTGGCTCATAACGGGTTTCAAACAATCTCAGCAGATTGTTCAAAAACAATCGACCAGCAAGACGACCTATAGCTTTTATCGCAAGTTATCTCATCTGGTGAATGTTGTTACGTCGTTCAGCAGCAAGCCACTCAAAACAATATTTCTCAGCGGAGTCGCAATTTTTTCTTGTTCTTTGGCTTATACAACATATTTGGTCTTAAGAAGACTGTTTTTTTTAATACCTGTAGACGGCTATACCTCGATCATGGTTTCTGTTTGGTTGTTGGGGGGGCTGACGATTTTATTTGTCGGGATTGTAGGTATTTATCTGTCAAAAGTGTTCTCTGAGACAAAACAAAGGCCACTGTTTATCGTAAGGAGTGTCTATGGCGGCAATAAAGGGTGA
- a CDS encoding lysylphosphatidylglycerol synthase transmembrane domain-containing protein: MFSGYWKFIAKLVASITLLGVLFVFVDWREGLSLLLEVELKPLVLVFVLYAIGLWLCSVKWLMLLNVHDVSVPVAKLFRFYWIGAFISNFLPSTVGGDFSRLSFLRSTNRLAEVAASIVLERMTGMFMLIVFSGFSLSLRAHYFGGSFLLLVLWLIFGLSLGALLVSFIYNRNIVGWLGKLSLDENGFTCNLLVKAKKVLVALLFCQEQKLVLFNCLALSFVFYCLSFLAQQLIFLSLGLSVPFTEIMFILPLVSLISLVPFSLNSIGLTESAFVFFFVQAGLQPSEALAAALLGRILMVLFSSFGGVLLLIENNTIAKTPAN; encoded by the coding sequence TTGTTCTCCGGTTATTGGAAATTTATTGCAAAACTTGTTGCCTCAATCACTTTGTTGGGAGTCCTTTTTGTCTTTGTAGATTGGCGAGAGGGGTTGAGCTTGTTGTTAGAAGTGGAATTGAAGCCACTTGTTCTGGTCTTTGTCCTCTATGCGATTGGTTTATGGCTGTGTTCTGTAAAATGGCTAATGTTACTGAATGTTCATGACGTTTCTGTTCCTGTTGCTAAGCTTTTTCGCTTTTATTGGATAGGGGCTTTTATCAGTAATTTTTTGCCATCAACCGTCGGGGGTGATTTCTCACGACTGTCATTCCTTCGCTCTACCAATCGTCTGGCAGAGGTCGCTGCCAGTATTGTCCTGGAGCGAATGACTGGCATGTTCATGCTTATTGTCTTTTCAGGTTTCTCCCTGTCGTTACGGGCTCATTATTTTGGGGGTAGTTTTTTACTCCTGGTCCTATGGTTAATCTTTGGTTTGAGTTTGGGAGCCTTGTTAGTGTCTTTTATTTACAACAGAAATATAGTTGGTTGGCTGGGAAAGTTATCGTTAGACGAAAATGGGTTTACATGTAATCTTTTAGTGAAAGCAAAAAAAGTTCTTGTTGCTTTGCTCTTTTGCCAAGAGCAGAAACTGGTTTTATTTAATTGTTTAGCATTATCCTTTGTTTTTTATTGCCTTTCTTTTTTGGCACAACAGCTAATCTTTCTTTCCTTGGGTTTGTCTGTTCCTTTCACTGAAATTATGTTTATACTCCCTCTGGTAAGTTTGATTTCTTTAGTTCCTTTTTCTCTTAATTCTATTGGCCTAACCGAAAGTGCTTTTGTCTTTTTTTTCGTTCAGGCGGGCCTTCAGCCATCAGAGGCACTTGCTGCCGCCTTGCTTGGGCGGATTCTCATGGTTTTGTTTTCTTCCTTTGGAGGTGTCTTGTTGCTCATAGAAAATAACACCATTGCAAAAACGCCAGCAAACTGA
- a CDS encoding GtrA family protein, producing MVLNQENWGGSLRQLIRYGVVGLLSNLLGYLVYLLITWLGVDPKLTVTLFYPLAATIAYSGHAQYSFAYKGGHASGFSRYVVAHVFGYLLNIASLYFFVDVLLYPHQLVQLCNIFLVAGFLFVAFKYFAFQSGKEEARL from the coding sequence ATGGTGTTAAATCAAGAAAATTGGGGTGGCAGCCTTCGGCAACTCATTCGCTATGGTGTTGTTGGCTTGCTGAGCAATCTCCTTGGTTATCTGGTCTACTTGCTGATTACCTGGCTGGGCGTGGACCCTAAGCTCACAGTGACTTTATTTTACCCTCTTGCCGCAACCATAGCTTACTCTGGCCATGCCCAATACTCCTTCGCGTATAAAGGAGGGCATGCCAGTGGTTTTTCGAGGTATGTTGTTGCCCATGTCTTTGGATACCTTTTGAATATCGCGTCTCTTTACTTTTTCGTTGATGTTCTTCTCTACCCACACCAACTTGTACAGTTATGTAATATTTTTCTGGTGGCCGGTTTTTTGTTTGTTGCCTTCAAATACTTTGCATTTCAATCAGGTAAGGAGGAGGCCCGACTATGA
- a CDS encoding GNAT family N-acetyltransferase, producing MILLNKNKYLKVLDVYRKNELFFPLVAAVLQETQGGVVYADSAETPGQFYVEHSFGFAQVFGEPNPSFEQNLEAYLLREGRFHASKVRLYAPYVPGFLLVENDKVSLSTRQRFALDKMQMTSEDILTAMPHRGDISCVGASQTNIALIDEKFGVVTRFWGSPAEFIAKSNMVAVMFKGEAAAICYSAATADSFAEIDVMTLPEFRKLGLAKLAVCGFVEHCFNQNISPLWDCFTNNAPSMLLAESVGYSPVGKPYSFYTINR from the coding sequence ATGATTCTTCTAAATAAAAACAAGTACTTGAAAGTACTCGACGTCTATCGTAAAAACGAACTTTTCTTCCCTCTAGTTGCTGCGGTGTTGCAGGAAACCCAGGGCGGTGTCGTCTATGCCGACAGTGCTGAAACACCAGGGCAGTTTTATGTCGAGCACTCGTTCGGTTTTGCTCAAGTCTTTGGCGAGCCGAACCCGTCTTTCGAACAAAACCTTGAAGCTTATTTGCTGAGGGAAGGTCGCTTTCATGCCAGTAAAGTAAGACTTTATGCTCCTTATGTACCTGGTTTTTTATTGGTAGAAAATGACAAGGTGTCGCTGTCCACGCGGCAAAGGTTTGCGCTGGATAAGATGCAGATGACGTCCGAAGATATTCTAACGGCTATGCCGCATCGAGGAGACATCTCTTGTGTCGGAGCGAGCCAGACCAATATTGCTTTGATCGATGAAAAATTCGGGGTCGTCACCCGCTTCTGGGGGAGTCCGGCAGAGTTTATAGCAAAATCAAATATGGTTGCTGTCATGTTCAAAGGGGAGGCGGCCGCGATCTGTTATTCCGCAGCCACGGCTGACAGTTTTGCTGAGATCGACGTCATGACCTTGCCAGAGTTCAGGAAACTCGGCCTGGCGAAGCTGGCTGTTTGTGGCTTTGTTGAACATTGTTTCAATCAGAATATCTCGCCTTTATGGGATTGTTTTACCAATAATGCCCCTTCTATGCTACTGGCAGAATCTGTCGGCTATTCGCCGGTTGGCAAGCCTTACAGCTTTTATACAATCAATCGTTGA